A single window of Colletes latitarsis isolate SP2378_abdomen chromosome 11, iyColLati1, whole genome shotgun sequence DNA harbors:
- the LOC143348229 gene encoding LOW QUALITY PROTEIN: uncharacterized protein LOC143348229 (The sequence of the model RefSeq protein was modified relative to this genomic sequence to represent the inferred CDS: substituted 2 bases at 2 genomic stop codons) has product IXCAXPTSLSRTTSFNEANINIFSNNHEKVLNMYKCEAKDMYNIDETGVTTIQKLNRIVAKRETGAKLYTIVYLYSVKILLLLDNHSSHISVQTLDYCFENHIVMLTLLISLKSFNVQAGFKCTDIFPFDRNIFRALDYAPSFVTDRPLPISHNNNSATTKEPNTSADNECLLLAVPSMSCSELESIAYNECGREKRMKNDIKCKNIKISNRKEEEDKEYYCIVCKESDITSKFNVKWVQCCNCQDWC; this is encoded by the exons ATATGATGTGCATAACCTACTAGTTTATCGCGTACCACTAGCTTTAACGAggctaatataaatattttctctAATAATCACGAGAAAGtgttaaatatgtataaatgtgAAGCAAAGGATATGTACAATATCGATGAAACAGGTGTTACTACAATTCAAAAACTAAATAGAATTGTAGCTAAAAGGGAGACAGGTGCT AAACTATATACCATCGTATATTTATATTCCGTCAAAATTCTTCTCTTATTGGATAATCATTCATCCCATATTTCTGTGCAAACTTTAGATTACTGTTTTgaaaatcacatagtaatgct AACTCTTCTAATTTCCCTCAAATCATTTAATGTACAAGCAGGCTTCAAGTGCACTGATATATTTCCTTTCGATAGAAACATATTTAGAGCTCTCGATTATGCTCCATCGTTCGTCACAGATAGGCCTCTACCTATATCTCATAACAATAACAGTGCTACGACGAAAGAACCAAATACTAGTGCAGATAATGAATGTCTACTACTAGCAGTGCCATCAATGTCTTGTTCTGAGTTGGAATCTATAGCATACAATGAATGTGGACGAGAAAAAAGAATGAAGAACgatataaaatgtaaaaatatcaaAATCTCAAATAGAAAAGAGGAAGAAGATAAAGAATATTATTGCATTGTGTGTAAGGAATCCGATATAACAAGTAAATTTAATGTAAAATGGGTTCAATGTTGCAATTGTCAGGATTGGTGTTGA